One window of the Manihot esculenta cultivar AM560-2 chromosome 14, M.esculenta_v8, whole genome shotgun sequence genome contains the following:
- the LOC110630747 gene encoding phytosulfokines — MTKEYKSLLYVLKHLSFNKMAKFISFFILVLLLLLSAAESSRSLSANTHKVSSPEESDISDDGCCSGLESEECLTRRFMAEHTDYIYTQDITGP; from the exons ATGACTAAAGAATATAAATCTCTTCTCTATGTTCTCAAACACTTAAGCTTCAACAAAATGGCAAAGTTCATCTCTTTCTTCATATTGGTATTGCTTCTTCTACTCTCAGCTGCAGAGTCCAGTAGATCCTTATCAGCCAACACCCACAAAGTTTCATCTCCT GAGGAATCAGACATCAGTGATGATGGATGTTGTTCAGGATTAGAAAGTGAAGAGTGCTTGACTAGGAGATTTATGGCTGAACATACTGACTACATCTATACTCAAGACATAACTGgaccttga